The following coding sequences are from one Pongo abelii isolate AG06213 chromosome 3, NHGRI_mPonAbe1-v2.0_pri, whole genome shotgun sequence window:
- the LOC129059076 gene encoding uncharacterized protein LOC129059076 isoform X2: MVGLLVLNPSVPEPCPLLGYCCWDCDSYEKQTRGDPKSLSRKSRAGSRKPAEGAEAVRAAACTASRRLGLSLLRFGRLQPAVTGTCACALGRPGGAGASAPRPSQLPARTSAASVSTRATAAQGAAGSRKIWKMEAAELSGGGRSGKAGRGGSGKGGGEAHWLARPRAAAGRRAVGLGFEISKVKLLSRNKITLTTFPPRTFPHTILKDAGPAADPCLWKPVLQESDLN, from the exons ATGGTCGGGCTGCTGGTACTGAACCCTTCGGTACCGGAACCGTGTCCTCTTCTGGGCTATTGCTGCTGGGATTGCGACTCCTACGAGAAGCAAACGAGAGGGGACCCCAAGTCGCTAAGCAGAAAATCTAGGGCAGGGAGTCGGAAACCCGCGGAAGGAGCAGAGGCCGTCCGCGCCGCAGCCTGCACCGCGTCCCGCCGCCTGGGTCTTTCCCTACTGCGGTTCGGCCGCCTCCAACCGGCGGTTACTGGGACCTGCGCCTGCGCGCTCGGCCGCCCGGGAGGCGCGGGAGCCTCCGCTCCGCGCCCGAGCCAGCTCCCGGCCCGGACTTCGGCCGCTTCCGTCAGCACTCGGGCAACGGCTGCCCAAGGAGCTGCGGGTTCGAGAAAGATCTGGAAAATGGAGGCTGCTGAGCTATCCGGGGGCGGGAGAAGCGGGAAGGCGGGGCGGGGAGGATCGGGGAAAGGAGGAGGCGAGGCACATTGGCTTGCTCGCCCTCGCGCGGCAGCAGGACGTCGGGCGGTCGGGCTAG GATTTGAAATATCAAAAGTCAAACTTCTGTCAAGAAATAAGATCACACTGACAACTTTCCCTCCACGTACCTTTCCTCACACCATTCTAAAAGATGCTGGCCCCGCCGCTGACCCGTGCCTCTGGAAACCAGTTTTACAGGAAAGTGATCTTAATTAA
- the LOC129059076 gene encoding uncharacterized protein LOC129059076 isoform X1 — protein MVGLLVLNPSVPEPCPLLGYCCWDCDSYEKQTRGDPKSLSRKSRAGSRKPAEGAEAVRAAACTASRRLGLSLLRFGRLQPAVTGTCACALGRPGGAGASAPRPSQLPARTSAASVSTRATAAQGAAGSRKIWKMEAAELSGGGRSGKAGRGGSGKGGGEAHWLARPRAAAGRRAVGLAGFEISKVKLLSRNKITLTTFPPRTFPHTILKDAGPAADPCLWKPVLQESDLN, from the exons ATGGTCGGGCTGCTGGTACTGAACCCTTCGGTACCGGAACCGTGTCCTCTTCTGGGCTATTGCTGCTGGGATTGCGACTCCTACGAGAAGCAAACGAGAGGGGACCCCAAGTCGCTAAGCAGAAAATCTAGGGCAGGGAGTCGGAAACCCGCGGAAGGAGCAGAGGCCGTCCGCGCCGCAGCCTGCACCGCGTCCCGCCGCCTGGGTCTTTCCCTACTGCGGTTCGGCCGCCTCCAACCGGCGGTTACTGGGACCTGCGCCTGCGCGCTCGGCCGCCCGGGAGGCGCGGGAGCCTCCGCTCCGCGCCCGAGCCAGCTCCCGGCCCGGACTTCGGCCGCTTCCGTCAGCACTCGGGCAACGGCTGCCCAAGGAGCTGCGGGTTCGAGAAAGATCTGGAAAATGGAGGCTGCTGAGCTATCCGGGGGCGGGAGAAGCGGGAAGGCGGGGCGGGGAGGATCGGGGAAAGGAGGAGGCGAGGCACATTGGCTTGCTCGCCCTCGCGCGGCAGCAGGACGTCGGGCGGTCGGGCTAG caGGATTTGAAATATCAAAAGTCAAACTTCTGTCAAGAAATAAGATCACACTGACAACTTTCCCTCCACGTACCTTTCCTCACACCATTCTAAAAGATGCTGGCCCCGCCGCTGACCCGTGCCTCTGGAAACCAGTTTTACAGGAAAGTGATCTTAATTAA